One genomic segment of Streptomyces liangshanensis includes these proteins:
- a CDS encoding ScbA/BarX family gamma-butyrolactone biosynthesis protein codes for MSENAVGTLAEPPFHIRFAHTVDRHLVHRAAVAEVFVTDTRQIGESVYLAGAQTPLSHSYYNDHIQHGALTDVLLVLEACRQAAVCGGHTFLDIAMDTSFLVNEVSVQLRNPEALRTGGDPGELQLLTEYPAVRMKGGRVRQVGVEQELTFNGAAVGVSSMRVSAMTKHEYESLRTYQRGGVAPSTREVPRPDRSGILAPAQVGRTSPGNVVLAEPVFDSGRLTARLLPDFDNRSLFDHQYDHFPAMTLLEGARQLALLAAFWSGRQLSATHVLGMNAAFLRFAELDAPVVLSAGMPAAGEDTVDVAFRQAGRSVATASVRLYEEAKA; via the coding sequence ATGTCCGAGAACGCAGTCGGCACGCTCGCCGAACCGCCCTTCCACATACGCTTCGCCCACACCGTCGACCGCCACCTGGTCCACCGGGCCGCCGTGGCCGAGGTGTTCGTGACCGACACCCGCCAGATCGGCGAGTCCGTCTACCTCGCGGGCGCCCAGACGCCGCTGTCGCACAGCTACTACAACGACCACATCCAGCACGGCGCCCTCACCGACGTCCTGCTGGTCCTGGAGGCGTGCCGGCAGGCGGCCGTCTGCGGGGGCCACACCTTCCTCGACATCGCGATGGACACGTCGTTCCTCGTCAACGAGGTGTCGGTGCAGCTGCGCAACCCCGAGGCGCTGCGGACGGGCGGCGACCCCGGCGAGCTCCAGCTCCTCACCGAGTACCCGGCGGTACGGATGAAGGGCGGCCGGGTCCGGCAGGTCGGCGTCGAGCAGGAGCTGACCTTCAACGGGGCGGCCGTAGGCGTCTCGTCCATGCGGGTCAGCGCCATGACGAAGCACGAGTACGAGTCCCTGCGCACCTACCAGCGCGGCGGCGTCGCCCCCTCCACCCGCGAGGTGCCCCGGCCCGACCGCTCGGGCATTCTCGCCCCGGCCCAGGTCGGCCGTACGTCACCGGGCAACGTCGTCCTGGCGGAACCGGTCTTCGACTCGGGGCGCCTGACGGCCCGGCTGCTGCCGGACTTCGACAACCGCAGCCTCTTCGACCACCAGTACGACCACTTCCCCGCCATGACCCTGCTGGAGGGCGCCCGGCAACTGGCGCTCCTGGCCGCGTTCTGGAGCGGCCGGCAGCTGTCGGCCACCCATGTGCTGGGCATGAACGCCGCGTTCCTGCGCTTCGCGGAGCTCGACGCGCCCGTCGTGCTGAGCGCCGGGATGCCCGCCGCCGGCGAGGACACCGTCGACGTCGCGTTCCGGCAGGCGGGCCGCAGCGTGGCCACGGCGTCGGTACGGCTGTACGAGGAGGCGAAGGCATGA
- a CDS encoding HAD-IA family hydrolase gives MTDAAKDGVRAVWTDFRGVLTPPLPWAVDSFCRPMGLEPAALHAAMRTVGRRYGTSSMAPLDTPLVAEDEWGRQVEAALLDQFGIRADMSGFAERWFADRRVNRPWIDELERIRAEGVFVGLLSNMPPGWDPYWRQMVDPGLFDDLVMSFETGCRKPDREIFDLAVRRSGIPAARSLLADDLAENCEGAVLAGWHGLHFTDTADAVRVLRKELA, from the coding sequence ATGACGGACGCGGCGAAGGACGGCGTCCGCGCCGTCTGGACCGACTTCCGCGGCGTCCTCACCCCGCCGCTGCCCTGGGCCGTCGACTCCTTCTGCCGCCCCATGGGCCTGGAGCCCGCCGCGCTGCACGCGGCGATGCGCACGGTCGGCCGGCGGTACGGCACCAGCTCGATGGCGCCGCTGGACACCCCGCTCGTGGCCGAGGACGAGTGGGGCAGGCAGGTCGAGGCGGCGCTCCTCGACCAGTTCGGGATCCGCGCCGACATGTCGGGCTTCGCCGAACGGTGGTTCGCCGACCGGCGCGTCAACCGGCCGTGGATCGACGAGCTGGAGCGGATCCGCGCCGAGGGCGTCTTCGTCGGCCTGCTCTCCAACATGCCGCCCGGCTGGGACCCGTACTGGCGGCAGATGGTCGACCCCGGCCTCTTCGACGACCTGGTGATGTCGTTCGAGACGGGCTGCCGCAAACCCGACCGGGAGATCTTCGACCTCGCCGTACGGCGCTCGGGCATTCCCGCCGCGCGGAGCCTGCTCGCCGACGACCTGGCGGAGAACTGCGAGGGAGCGGTCCTGGCCGGCTGGCACGGGCTGCACTTCACCGACACCGCGGATGCCGTCCGCGTACTGCGAAAGGAACTGGCATGA
- a CDS encoding sensor histidine kinase gives MLKIQTQTEETDPSTASARLLADRLALGSDEIICHFRNSLDGVSSPLISTTELWGEAREHARLVIQECAEALRESEQPSAANAALGLSVGLSTRGPLQSVHPADTLRSSGLLFQICLQYLVTAAADLPPEQSSACLGRAVAALNHSLATCLQVSAAGYDAYLLKKVEESATGHRQRLARDLHDRLGQSLALAYRCLDLHDQAVDEGYGPPTRARHLARVRGALDEATGYTRGLISDLRTRPGVTGLAEALLEYAEAHQAPGVRVHIEVNGDESWVPAGHAEELFLVLREFLRNSLTHAAPSTVALEVDVAPHRVDCFAHDDGAGFDQAAPPTREGRSGTGLLSMRERVQALGGTLHLTSVPGVGTGMRLSLLLPEPPATAPGVPA, from the coding sequence GTGCTGAAGATACAAACGCAGACCGAGGAGACCGATCCATCCACAGCTTCCGCGCGCCTGCTCGCCGACCGGCTCGCGCTCGGCAGCGATGAAATCATCTGTCATTTCAGGAACTCCCTCGACGGCGTGTCCAGCCCGCTGATCTCGACCACGGAGCTGTGGGGAGAAGCGCGGGAACACGCCAGACTTGTCATCCAGGAGTGCGCCGAGGCACTGCGGGAGAGCGAACAGCCGTCGGCGGCCAACGCCGCGCTCGGCCTGTCGGTCGGCCTGAGCACCCGCGGGCCGCTCCAGTCGGTCCACCCGGCCGACACCCTGCGGTCGTCGGGGCTGCTCTTCCAGATCTGCCTCCAGTACCTGGTGACGGCGGCGGCCGACCTGCCGCCCGAGCAGTCCTCCGCGTGCCTGGGGCGCGCGGTGGCGGCGCTCAACCACAGCCTGGCCACCTGCCTCCAGGTCTCGGCCGCGGGCTACGACGCGTACCTCCTCAAGAAGGTCGAGGAGAGCGCGACCGGCCACCGCCAGCGGCTCGCGCGCGACCTGCACGACCGGCTGGGCCAGAGCCTCGCCCTCGCCTACCGCTGCCTCGACCTGCACGACCAGGCCGTGGACGAGGGGTACGGGCCGCCGACCCGGGCCCGCCATCTCGCCCGCGTCCGGGGCGCGTTGGACGAGGCGACCGGCTACACCCGGGGGCTCATCTCCGACCTGCGGACGCGCCCCGGCGTGACCGGCCTCGCCGAAGCGCTCCTGGAGTACGCCGAGGCGCACCAGGCTCCCGGCGTGCGGGTGCACATCGAGGTGAACGGGGACGAGTCGTGGGTCCCGGCCGGGCACGCCGAGGAACTGTTCCTGGTCCTGCGGGAGTTCCTGCGCAACTCCCTGACGCACGCGGCCCCGAGCACGGTCGCGCTGGAGGTCGACGTGGCCCCGCACCGCGTGGACTGTTTCGCGCACGACGACGGGGCCGGCTTCGACCAGGCCGCCCCGCCGACGCGCGAGGGCCGGTCGGGGACGGGCCTGTTGTCGATGCGGGAGCGGGTCCAGGCGCTGGGCGGGACGCTGCACCTGACCAGCGTGCCGGGGGTGGGCACCGGGATGCGGCTCTCGCTGCTCCTGCCGGAGCCGCCGGCGACCGCGCCGGGCGTTCCGGCATGA
- a CDS encoding MFS transporter — translation MSTPDARLDAGPRPGLTLLVVCLGVLIVPLGVSGTPVALPDIGRELGGSLASLQWVVNAYNVMAASLMMVAGSLADLIGRKKMFAFGTGLYAVSLVATVLAPSVVVIDIARGVAGVAAAALMTSATAIVASSFDGAARAKAFAVAGVTLGSGLALGPTTSGLLVGALGWESVFYAHLALVVLSMLGLPFLQESRNPQAGGIDWPGTITFSLALVLFTLAIIQGPQSGWGSPTVLLLFAGSVLLVVAFALVERRQENPMFDLSLFRESRFLSVNLLNVAFSFGFIGLLLVLPAYLIGANGESSQGAGLIMLLLTGPVLFCPLVGGRLVASGVHMRVVLGLGLLLIAAGCAWLTVVHPGIGVLGLAGPLLVAGVGVGLIMGVLDGAAVSTVPPERAGMAAGMFNTIRLASEAIAAVVMVAAVASMIRSRISDGLSQYVAKGGDSASTTADRVASGDVAGVVKDAPAALRDGFGDFLSQGHTDALRVVLWASAALCAITAVVVHQMLAERPAAGKPGGQVPGQPATADGAPLERTLVDD, via the coding sequence ATGTCCACCCCCGACGCCCGGCTCGACGCCGGGCCCCGCCCAGGGCTCACCCTGCTCGTCGTGTGTCTCGGCGTACTGATCGTGCCGCTCGGCGTCAGCGGCACACCGGTCGCCCTCCCCGACATCGGGCGCGAACTCGGCGGGAGTCTCGCCTCGCTCCAGTGGGTGGTCAACGCGTACAACGTGATGGCGGCCAGCCTGATGATGGTGGCCGGCTCACTCGCCGACCTGATCGGCCGCAAGAAGATGTTCGCCTTCGGCACCGGCCTGTACGCCGTGTCGCTCGTCGCGACCGTCCTCGCGCCCAGCGTCGTCGTGATCGACATCGCCCGCGGGGTCGCCGGTGTCGCCGCCGCCGCGCTGATGACCTCGGCCACCGCGATCGTGGCCTCCAGCTTCGACGGCGCCGCGCGCGCCAAGGCGTTCGCCGTGGCCGGGGTGACGCTCGGCTCGGGCCTGGCGCTCGGACCGACGACCAGCGGGCTGCTCGTCGGCGCGCTCGGCTGGGAGTCGGTGTTCTACGCGCACCTGGCGCTCGTCGTCCTGTCCATGCTGGGCCTGCCGTTCCTCCAGGAGTCGCGCAACCCGCAGGCGGGCGGCATCGACTGGCCGGGCACGATCACGTTCAGCCTCGCGCTCGTCCTGTTCACGCTGGCCATCATCCAGGGCCCGCAGAGCGGTTGGGGGAGCCCGACCGTGCTGCTCCTGTTCGCCGGGTCGGTCCTGCTGGTCGTCGCGTTCGCCCTGGTGGAACGCCGCCAGGAGAACCCGATGTTCGACCTGTCGCTGTTCCGCGAGAGCCGCTTCCTCTCGGTGAACCTGCTCAACGTCGCCTTCTCGTTCGGCTTCATCGGCCTGCTGCTGGTCCTGCCCGCGTACCTGATCGGCGCGAACGGCGAGAGCAGCCAGGGCGCCGGGCTCATCATGCTGCTGCTGACCGGGCCCGTGCTGTTCTGCCCGCTCGTCGGCGGGCGGCTCGTCGCCTCCGGCGTCCACATGCGCGTCGTCCTCGGCCTCGGCCTGCTCCTCATCGCCGCCGGCTGCGCCTGGCTCACCGTCGTCCACCCGGGCATCGGCGTCCTCGGCCTCGCGGGGCCGCTGCTCGTCGCCGGGGTCGGCGTCGGCCTGATCATGGGCGTCCTCGACGGCGCCGCCGTGAGCACCGTGCCGCCCGAGCGGGCCGGCATGGCGGCGGGCATGTTCAACACCATCCGCCTGGCGAGCGAGGCCATCGCGGCCGTCGTCATGGTCGCGGCCGTCGCCTCGATGATCCGCTCACGCATCTCCGACGGCCTGTCGCAGTACGTCGCGAAGGGCGGCGACTCCGCCTCCACGACCGCCGACCGGGTCGCCAGCGGTGACGTGGCCGGTGTGGTCAAGGACGCCCCGGCCGCGCTGCGCGACGGCTTCGGCGACTTCCTGTCCCAGGGCCACACGGACGCGCTGCGCGTCGTGCTGTGGGCGTCCGCCGCGCTCTGCGCGATCACCGCGGTCGTCGTCCACCAGATGCTCGCCGAGCGGCCCGCCGCCGGGAAGCCGGGCGGCCAGGTGCCGGGACAGCCGGCCACCGCCGACGGCGCCCCCCTCGAACGGACCCTCGTCGACGACTGA
- a CDS encoding acyl carrier protein, producing the protein MSQKAVTLSSDEILARVRVIVAEELELEDEPAAVDPSARFVEDFDADSLALIQILARIDKELTISVPVEEAENLVDLRTLADHVIALAGAERV; encoded by the coding sequence ATGTCTCAGAAGGCTGTGACGCTGTCGTCCGACGAAATCCTCGCGCGGGTCCGGGTCATCGTCGCGGAGGAGCTGGAGCTGGAGGACGAGCCGGCGGCCGTCGACCCGTCCGCGCGCTTCGTCGAGGACTTCGACGCGGACTCGCTGGCACTGATCCAGATCCTCGCCCGGATCGACAAGGAACTGACGATATCCGTGCCGGTCGAGGAGGCCGAGAACCTCGTCGACCTGCGGACCCTCGCGGACCACGTCATCGCGCTCGCCGGGGCCGAGCGTGTCTGA
- the fabG gene encoding 3-oxoacyl-ACP reductase FabG, with translation MSRTVLISGGNRGIGLAVARSFADAGDKVAVTYRTGAPPPGLFGVACDVTEEESVKRAVADVEAQYGPVEVLVANAGITRDGLLPMMSEKDFRDVIDTNVLGAFRLAKHATGGMLRKRWGRLVFMSSVMGTLGSPGQTNYAASKSALVGLARSLAWELGARKITSNVVTPGLIETDMIEHITDGRRAELIGNTPLRRTGTADEVAAVVRFLASDAASFVTGAVVPVSGGIGMGH, from the coding sequence ATGAGCCGCACCGTTCTGATCAGCGGGGGCAACCGGGGCATCGGTCTCGCCGTGGCGCGGTCGTTCGCCGACGCGGGCGACAAGGTGGCCGTCACCTACCGCACCGGCGCCCCGCCGCCCGGCCTGTTCGGGGTCGCCTGCGACGTCACCGAGGAGGAGTCCGTCAAGCGGGCCGTCGCCGACGTGGAGGCCCAGTACGGACCCGTGGAGGTGCTGGTCGCCAACGCGGGCATCACCCGGGACGGGCTCCTGCCGATGATGAGCGAGAAGGACTTCCGGGACGTCATCGACACCAACGTCCTCGGCGCCTTCCGGCTCGCCAAGCACGCCACCGGCGGGATGCTCAGGAAGCGCTGGGGGCGGCTGGTGTTCATGTCCTCCGTGATGGGCACGCTCGGCTCGCCGGGACAGACCAACTACGCGGCGTCCAAGAGCGCCCTCGTGGGCCTCGCCCGCTCCCTCGCCTGGGAGCTGGGCGCCCGGAAGATCACCTCCAACGTCGTCACCCCGGGGCTGATCGAGACCGACATGATCGAGCACATCACCGACGGGCGCCGCGCCGAGCTGATCGGCAACACCCCGCTGCGGCGCACCGGGACCGCCGACGAGGTGGCGGCGGTCGTACGGTTCCTGGCGAGTGACGCCGCGTCGTTCGTCACCGGGGCCGTCGTGCCGGTGAGCGGCGGCATCGGCATGGGCCACTGA
- a CDS encoding beta-ketoacyl-[acyl-carrier-protein] synthase family protein, producing MSDLGPRRVVVTGLGAVSSLGKDAETLAAAVREGRSGISPARSFDTTGFPQVMAGEVPDFDPRASLRTLDPGRWGRSALLAAAAAAQAVTDAGLDRAELSRARAGSAMGTTSGEAPVVDRLTRQWVGEGLKSLDPGLVAQVPAGRIAAAVNTELGLTGEAQTIPTACSASNYAIGYAADLVSTGEADYMLAGGADSVNRYTHAGFLRLGALAEEVCRPFDKDRDGIITAEGGVALLLEPLDRALARGARVYAEVLGYGLSCDAKHMVHPDSGSVAECVRRAHRSAGITPDQVDYICAHGTGTPTNDLTEVAAVREVFGDRLPPISSIKSMLGHTMGAASGFGALLCCKAIEQGFLPPTANLREVDAALGPGLDPVPNTARPAEVRIAQNHGFAFGGNNAITILGRVS from the coding sequence GTGTCTGACCTCGGCCCCCGACGTGTCGTGGTGACCGGGCTCGGCGCGGTGAGCAGTCTCGGCAAGGACGCCGAGACGCTCGCCGCGGCCGTACGGGAGGGCCGCAGCGGCATCTCCCCGGCCCGCTCCTTCGACACCACCGGCTTCCCCCAGGTGATGGCCGGCGAGGTACCCGACTTCGACCCGCGCGCCTCCCTGCGCACGCTCGACCCCGGGCGCTGGGGCAGGTCCGCGCTGCTGGCCGCCGCCGCGGCCGCCCAGGCCGTCACCGACGCCGGCCTGGACCGTGCCGAACTCTCCCGTGCGCGTGCCGGATCCGCGATGGGAACCACCAGCGGGGAAGCGCCCGTGGTGGACCGGCTCACCCGGCAGTGGGTCGGCGAGGGCCTCAAGAGCCTCGACCCCGGACTGGTCGCGCAGGTACCGGCCGGCCGTATCGCCGCCGCCGTCAACACCGAACTCGGCCTGACCGGCGAGGCCCAGACCATCCCCACCGCCTGCTCGGCCAGCAACTACGCGATCGGCTACGCCGCCGACCTGGTCAGCACCGGCGAGGCCGACTACATGCTCGCGGGCGGCGCCGACTCGGTGAACCGCTACACGCACGCCGGCTTCCTGCGGCTCGGCGCCCTCGCCGAAGAGGTCTGCCGCCCCTTCGACAAGGACCGCGACGGCATCATCACCGCCGAGGGCGGCGTCGCCCTGCTCCTCGAACCCCTGGACCGCGCCCTGGCACGCGGCGCCCGCGTCTACGCCGAGGTCCTCGGCTACGGGCTGAGCTGCGACGCCAAGCACATGGTCCACCCCGACTCCGGCAGCGTCGCCGAGTGCGTCCGCAGGGCCCACCGCAGCGCCGGGATCACCCCCGACCAGGTGGACTACATCTGCGCGCACGGGACGGGCACGCCCACCAACGACCTCACCGAAGTCGCCGCCGTACGCGAGGTGTTCGGCGACCGGCTGCCTCCGATCAGCTCCATCAAGTCGATGCTCGGCCACACCATGGGCGCCGCCAGCGGCTTCGGCGCGCTCCTCTGCTGCAAGGCCATCGAGCAGGGCTTCCTGCCGCCCACGGCGAACCTGCGCGAGGTCGACGCCGCCCTCGGCCCCGGCCTGGACCCCGTGCCCAACACGGCGCGCCCCGCAGAGGTCCGCATCGCCCAGAACCACGGCTTCGCCTTCGGCGGCAACAACGCGATCACCATCCTGGGGAGGGTGTCATGA
- a CDS encoding 4'-phosphopantetheinyl transferase family protein, translated as MPLPESTDLWIVPLDTDPAPHEARLPELGAYERERAYRLGIRKPAARRRYLAAHLAARDIVAGYLKCAPADLTHVRNAWRGKPGYVLGWCPGPAVSLSRSHELALLAVRAPGAVVGVDLEHVRPGVDWSRILGRPCPDPADGFRAWTRLEAAVKASGLGLSAGTNLDHRFWPAADLALPRPYDGYAAAVATDRAGRNNPVRIRLHSTSEFREPVTLP; from the coding sequence ATGCCTCTCCCCGAATCCACCGACCTCTGGATCGTCCCCCTGGACACCGACCCCGCCCCGCACGAGGCCCGGCTGCCCGAACTCGGCGCGTACGAACGCGAACGCGCGTACCGGCTGGGGATACGGAAGCCCGCCGCGCGCCGCCGCTACCTCGCCGCCCACCTCGCGGCCAGGGACATCGTCGCCGGCTACCTGAAGTGCGCGCCCGCCGACCTCACCCACGTGCGCAACGCCTGGCGCGGCAAGCCCGGTTACGTCCTCGGCTGGTGCCCCGGCCCCGCCGTCAGCCTCTCCCGCTCGCACGAACTGGCCCTGCTCGCCGTCCGGGCGCCGGGCGCCGTGGTCGGCGTGGACCTGGAACACGTACGCCCCGGGGTCGACTGGTCCCGGATCCTCGGCCGGCCGTGCCCCGACCCGGCCGACGGGTTCCGCGCGTGGACCCGGCTGGAGGCGGCCGTGAAGGCGTCGGGACTCGGCCTCTCGGCGGGGACGAATCTGGACCACCGCTTCTGGCCCGCCGCCGACCTGGCACTTCCCCGGCCGTACGACGGATACGCGGCGGCCGTCGCCACGGACCGCGCCGGCCGGAACAACCCCGTCCGGATACGCCTCCATTCGACATCAGAATTTCGTGAACCGGTGACACTGCCTTAA
- a CDS encoding FAD-dependent monooxygenase, which produces MSTDPVTTDTAAHTPGPAGVLVIGAGPVGLTAATALLQQGVRVRLVDRAERPNPHAKAITLWPRALEALHRLGAGDGILARGLPLHAQNYHSAGRRVARLTFRKVPETRFPFAVSLPQQETEQALRQRFEELGGTTEFGVALTSLTPSPEGVTVELTDADGATERTRVDWLIGADGAHSTVRAAIGTGFEGETYPQRFLLSDGVCDTPLAQDEAHYFMTAKGVLVVVGLPGGNFRVFTSLAPDAEIADDIRAEVQRAASERCPVPIRLTGEHRTGVFRVHRRIADRFRKGRVLLVGDAAHIHSPAGGQGLNTGIEDAASLAGPLGGVVRGERGTDVLDRWERERRAVALEVLSDTDLQTRLWTMRGWRRNVRDRALGLGERTGLLDRFVTPRQTQLSLTHAAPGRTRGPLREGARLPDVRLAPDRTPANRTTPDRTPPPGAPVPRLHDLLDDGRPVLLVLAADGRDAARTARARVLADGLTGPGHRTVLVSAARTGARGASGPVRVLADPAGRVHAALSVRTPTVVLVRPDAVVSAVRPPGGPELFQELRLVPPQAEPVQEGV; this is translated from the coding sequence GTGAGCACGGACCCCGTCACCACGGACACCGCGGCGCACACCCCCGGACCGGCCGGGGTCCTGGTGATCGGCGCGGGCCCGGTCGGCCTCACCGCCGCCACGGCCCTGCTCCAGCAGGGGGTACGGGTCCGGCTGGTCGACCGGGCCGAGCGCCCCAACCCGCACGCCAAGGCCATCACCCTGTGGCCGCGCGCCCTGGAGGCGCTGCACCGGCTCGGCGCGGGCGACGGGATACTCGCCCGGGGGCTGCCGCTGCACGCGCAGAACTACCACTCGGCGGGCCGCCGGGTCGCCCGGCTCACCTTCCGCAAGGTGCCCGAGACGCGGTTCCCGTTCGCCGTGTCCCTGCCGCAGCAGGAGACCGAACAGGCACTGCGGCAGCGGTTCGAGGAACTGGGCGGCACGACCGAGTTCGGCGTCGCGCTGACCTCGCTCACGCCGTCCCCCGAGGGCGTCACCGTGGAACTGACGGACGCCGACGGCGCCACCGAACGCACCCGCGTGGACTGGCTGATCGGCGCGGACGGCGCGCACAGCACGGTCCGCGCCGCCATCGGGACGGGCTTCGAGGGCGAGACGTACCCGCAGCGGTTCCTGCTGTCGGACGGGGTGTGCGACACCCCGCTGGCGCAGGACGAGGCGCACTACTTCATGACGGCGAAGGGCGTGCTCGTCGTGGTGGGCCTGCCGGGCGGGAACTTCCGGGTCTTCACCAGCCTCGCGCCGGACGCGGAGATCGCGGACGACATCCGGGCGGAGGTGCAGCGGGCCGCCTCGGAGCGCTGCCCCGTCCCGATCCGCCTCACCGGCGAGCACCGCACCGGGGTGTTCCGCGTGCACCGCAGGATCGCGGACCGGTTCAGGAAGGGCCGGGTGCTGCTCGTCGGCGACGCCGCGCACATCCACAGCCCGGCGGGCGGCCAGGGCCTCAACACCGGGATAGAGGACGCCGCGAGCCTGGCGGGCCCGCTGGGCGGGGTCGTCCGGGGCGAGCGGGGCACCGACGTCCTGGACCGCTGGGAGCGCGAGCGCCGGGCGGTCGCCCTGGAGGTGCTGAGCGACACCGACCTCCAGACGCGGCTGTGGACGATGCGCGGCTGGCGCAGGAACGTCCGGGACCGGGCGCTCGGCCTCGGCGAACGCACCGGTCTGCTCGACCGGTTCGTCACGCCGCGCCAGACCCAGCTCTCGCTGACGCACGCCGCGCCGGGCCGCACGAGGGGACCCCTGCGGGAGGGCGCCCGCCTGCCGGACGTCCGGCTCGCCCCGGACCGTACGCCGGCGAACCGCACAACCCCGGACCGTACGCCCCCGCCCGGCGCCCCCGTCCCGCGCCTGCACGACCTGCTCGACGACGGCCGGCCCGTCCTCCTCGTCCTGGCCGCCGACGGCCGGGACGCGGCACGCACCGCGCGGGCCCGGGTCCTCGCCGACGGGCTGACCGGCCCCGGCCACCGCACGGTCCTGGTCTCGGCCGCCAGGACCGGCGCGCGGGGCGCGAGCGGCCCGGTGCGCGTCCTCGCGGACCCGGCGGGCCGCGTGCACGCCGCCCTCTCCGTACGCACCCCCACCGTCGTCCTGGTCCGCCCGGACGCGGTGGTCTCCGCGGTCCGCCCGCCGGGCGGGCCGGAGCTGTTCCAGGAACTCCGCCTCGTGCCTCCACAGGCGGAGCCCGTTCAAGAAGGAGTCTGA
- a CDS encoding beta-ketoacyl synthase N-terminal-like domain-containing protein: MTISTTTAPLSSAAPGPSTGTLPRVRPLAITALGVISPAGVGLEALADALAGATAPCADPAQLPLGPSEPDGLPDNIRVVPDFRLADHVGRRKTRHLDRTTGLGLAACALLRAAAGPPPGEDADPAWDSTGVVLGSTSGSVRSSSEFARDTHVHDRPYLVDAAAFPNTVMNSCTGQIAIWNGLHGINATLSGGTTATLAAFRYARNALDRGHADRLLVGGVEELCPQTAWGWAASGALAQGFPVGEGCALFAVQDAARAREDGAPVLAELLASETAFSPEGVRPGVGAVLADCVTRALERAGVDPADVGAVSLGATGLVGFEEAERRAVRRALGGRTVTEIRVKEVTGEAYSADGAFQLAAVLARTAPGQLSLVTGIGQDGHVACLVVRTGEGA; encoded by the coding sequence ATGACGATCTCCACCACCACCGCCCCTCTCTCGTCCGCCGCGCCCGGCCCGTCCACCGGTACGCTCCCCCGCGTCCGGCCCCTCGCGATCACCGCGCTCGGCGTCATCTCCCCCGCGGGTGTCGGCCTGGAGGCCCTCGCCGACGCGCTGGCCGGCGCCACCGCGCCCTGCGCCGACCCGGCGCAGCTGCCCCTCGGGCCCTCGGAGCCCGACGGGCTGCCCGACAACATCAGGGTGGTGCCGGACTTCCGGCTCGCCGACCACGTGGGCCGCAGGAAGACCCGCCACCTCGACCGCACCACCGGTCTCGGACTCGCCGCGTGCGCCCTCCTGCGCGCCGCGGCGGGTCCGCCCCCCGGCGAGGACGCCGACCCGGCGTGGGACAGCACCGGGGTGGTGCTCGGCTCCACCTCGGGCAGTGTCCGCAGCAGCAGCGAGTTCGCCCGGGACACCCACGTCCACGACCGGCCCTACCTGGTCGACGCGGCGGCCTTCCCCAACACGGTGATGAACTCCTGCACCGGCCAGATCGCCATCTGGAACGGGCTCCACGGCATCAACGCCACCCTCTCCGGCGGCACGACCGCGACCCTGGCCGCCTTCCGGTACGCCCGCAACGCCCTGGACCGCGGCCACGCCGACCGGCTGCTGGTCGGCGGCGTCGAGGAGCTGTGCCCGCAAACCGCCTGGGGCTGGGCCGCGTCCGGCGCGCTCGCGCAGGGCTTCCCCGTCGGAGAGGGCTGCGCCCTGTTCGCCGTCCAGGACGCCGCGCGGGCCCGCGAGGACGGCGCCCCCGTCCTCGCCGAACTCCTCGCGAGCGAGACGGCGTTCTCCCCGGAGGGCGTACGTCCCGGGGTGGGCGCGGTCCTCGCCGACTGCGTCACCCGCGCCCTGGAGCGCGCCGGGGTCGACCCCGCCGACGTCGGCGCGGTCTCCCTCGGGGCCACCGGCCTCGTCGGGTTCGAGGAGGCGGAGCGCCGCGCGGTGCGCCGGGCCCTCGGCGGCCGGACGGTCACCGAGATCCGCGTCAAGGAGGTCACGGGCGAGGCGTACAGCGCGGACGGCGCGTTCCAGCTCGCCGCCGTCCTCGCCCGTACCGCTCCCGGACAGCTCTCCCTCGTCACCGGGATCGGCCAGGACGGCCACGTGGCCTGCCTCGTCGTACGGACCGGGGAGGGCGCGTGA